The following coding sequences are from one Lolium rigidum isolate FL_2022 chromosome 6, APGP_CSIRO_Lrig_0.1, whole genome shotgun sequence window:
- the LOC124668207 gene encoding ADP-ribosylation factor-related protein 1-like: MFSLFYGLWNHVFSKTEFRVLILGVHKAGKTTLLEKLKSIYLKGEGLPHDRVVPTVGLNIGRIEDANLKLVFWYLGDQPGLRTIWEKYYDEAHAIVYVIDPASASTFEDAKSALEKALRHEDLQEAPLLIFANKQDLPAAVTEEELDRHLHLKEFDERPYMFVVGSAYDG; encoded by the exons ATGTTCTCCTTGTTCTACGGCCTGTGGAACCATGTGTTTAGCAAGACAGAGTTTCGTGTACTCATACTTGGAGTCCATAAGGCTGGGAAGACG ACCTTGCTAGAAAAGTTGAAGTCAATCTATTTGAAAGGAGAAGGGCTTCCACATGATCGTGTCGTTCCAACTGTGGGGCTTAATATTGGACGCATTGAAGATGCAAATTTGAAACTTGTTTTTTGGTATCTGGGAGATCAG CCTGGCCTAAGAACAATATGGGAGAAATATtatgatgaggcacatgctatagtATATGTTATTGATCCTGCCTCCGCATCAACATTTGAAGATGCCAAATCTGCTCTTG AGAAAGCGCTTCGACATGAGGATCTGCAAGAGGCCCCACTACTCATATTCGCAAACAAACAG GATTTACCAGCAGCAGTCACAGAAGAAGAGTTGGACAGACATCTTCACCTTAAAGAGTTTGATGAGAGGCCATACATGTTTGTGGTTGGGTCTGCCTATGATGGGTAA